The Cervus elaphus chromosome 20, mCerEla1.1, whole genome shotgun sequence genomic interval GAATTAACAGCCACGAGAATTCTACTATGACACTACAGCCAATGGACAGTTATCAGGGTAATACTCAGAGTATTACATTCATTTAGTCAACACATCTAGTAGGCACCAACTAAGTTGTCGGTGCTATTATAGGAAAGAGCTAAGAAAGGAAATGTGGTCCCTTACAATCTGTAGAAGTGTTCTGATCCACAGTGTAACCACCCAAAGCCATATGACAAATGGCTTTGTCATAGAATTTATTGGTTCTTTAGGAACATGCTAGATACTGTAGTCTTCACAGCCTAATCTGGATATTGTTTAACTGAGGCCCCCAAAAACCAGAGGTTAGGCTAGACAACttattattaagatataatttcaCATGCCTATCTAATAGTTTTTAATTTCCTCAGAAAGGTTTCCTCCTAAGGGTGAAGAACTAGGCTCAAAGGTAAACAGCAATTATTAGGAAAACACATCATTAAGAAAGCACAGCTTGCACGTGAACAGAGGGATCGGTCCTCCTTACTGCTGAGGATTATCTGAAGGGCCAATACACCTTTCCCGGTACACTGCTGGTTTTCTGAGATATTCTCAAATTTACATAATGTCCCCCTGTCCCCAGCATGTATCGTGCAATCTCTTCTGTTTAGAAACCATGGTCAGCGCATCTCTTAGCTAACCCTTGGCAAGTGAGCAAAAAAGTGACTATCAGAAGCTAGAAATTTTAACAAAGGCAATTATTAAGCAGTATGCTAGAACACCTTCCAGGATTCCTACCACATCTTTCTAATCTTTTTTTCCCACACACCTTTTGGctaatttattctttcttctacAGATTTTACTCTcatctgccttttttttccccctcagaggaaaagaagaaagtacGGCTATCAGGATAAAAAGGTCCAAGACCTGTTCTTAATACTTATTGATCAGCCTGATTCCCATTTCAAATGAATCCAAAGAAACAGTTATCAATAAACACTAGCTTCTTGGTACAAGGACTATATAAATCTGAACATCTTTCAGACTTGTAATTATGATGGCAAAAGAAATTTCCCAAAGATGAAGGACATCCTTTTCTCAACTTGTAGCCTGCAGGTATATCAGAAAACAATTATCTCAAGGGAATTGATCTCAGGCCACATAGTCAAATCCAGAGCCACCTCCAGTCATTTCTTCCATTCCCTGGCGCAGAAACCAGTCTTCTGAGACTTGGTAGGTTTGGGCTGCTCACTCTCCTGCTTCCCAAGTTTCTTAAGTTCTCAGTTTCCccagatggaccctgagtttctaGAGGGAGGGCGGTAGGCAAGCTGACTACTTACAGCACAtatctccctcccccactccacctGGCTCTGTGTCTCAACAGTAACaggatgtacacacacatacagccagAAGCCAATTCTACAGTCAGAAGAGGAGACAGTAATagaacactctctctctctctctctcacacacacacacagccagaaGCCAATTCTACAGTCAGAAGAAACACTCCTTTCAAGATGGAACTCAACCTGATTCCTCTTGAATGTTGCTGGAAGCAAGAGGTGAGGCAACACCAAGCAAGGCCCATGCTGTTGAGTCACTTAAATGGTAAGTGAAGTGAatgtcgcccagtcatgtctgactttctgcaaccctatggactgcagcctgccaggctcctctgtccatggaattttccaggcaagaatactagagtgagttgccatttccttttccaaatgtAAGGAAGGGACACAGAGCTTGAAAAACTCTGCCCAAAAGTGGTTTTACCCTATAAGCTACTCGCCCTTTCTTCATACCAGACTGTGCATTTCATACGCTTTCTACTGATATTATCTCCAAAAGTGCACCAGTGAAAATGAGTGATCTAGGCCTCTGACTGCCAACTAGAGGTAAaattaataggtttaaaaaatggCAACAAGTAGGAGGAAAGGCTTCCTAATCTTCTGAAAACCACAAATTACAACAGAATATAACATATATCCAGACTATGTTTCAAAGCGTTATTTAGCTATCTGTCTGGCCAGTCCCTAGTTTCTTGTCGTCAATCAATACCAATATTGTATGAAAACATGCCTGTCATTCTTTTTCTCCTGACACTGAATTATCATTAACTCCAGGTTAATTTTTTTTGGGCGGTGGGTAATAGGTGACTGAAGAAATCTAGGTTCTTGAAATACACCCGTATCTTTAGACATACACTAaaactcctccccaccccaaccactGCAACCCCCCATCACCACTCTTGCATTTTATTtgtctatctttatttttttttaatatgaaaacagGTATTTATTATAGAACAAtgtctaaaaattaaataaaggcttaaacaacaaaaaacataatTCCACACATTGACATTGACTTTGTAGCATGAAAATTCTTAGCCAGAATAGGCACGTTTGTTCTTGATGAATTAACATATAATAAATTCTCATGACATGATTCCAAAATATATGTAGAACTGACTTGACATGTTTATAAACATAAGGGCAATTTAAACACTGGTATTAGTTTTCATGAGTTCAATTTAAGGTTAGTGACTGGAGagttatattagaaaaaaaatctgagataaAATATTCTTTAGGAAGCTACCACATACCTATGTACATTTGAAGACCAAGGGTTAAAAGTCCACTCTTAATGAACACCGCTAAGCAAAGGATGTATAACATCCATCACACGTCTGTTCCAAAAACAGCATGGTTCCAAAAGTATGTATTTCTTTACAAATAAACATTACGGCCCTAGTAACGATAGAGGAGCTGACAGAGTGACTTCCAAAATATGCTCTCATCCCTGAGCCATATCTTAAGGCCTCCACTTTAATCTTGGGGCTTTAAGAACATCTTCTTTGCTTTAATTGTTTTTATGtctccattttcatctttttcGTAAATGGCACGGTCTCTTTTCTTGGCAAACTTTTTCCCAATTGTCCCCACTGAGGTCTCATATCTTCTAGCCATTTCTTCATCTGACACATCGAGCTCCACTGTTTGCTCTTCAACTTCTTCTGCTTTGTTCTTAGAGTTCATCTGAAGCATTAATTTCTCAACCTCAGGATTAAATCCTCTGAATGACATTCTTCCATAGAGAAGATCTTCACACAACAAGAAACTCTGCTCTTCTATAATGaaactctctttctctttcagctCAGGCAAATCCAAGTACCAGTGCTCTTCactaatgattttcttttcttcctcttctagtTGTCTCTTGGTTTCCGAGTCCAGTCCCCTTTGCATGAACTTCATGCGCAGCAAGTTCTTGGACAGCTTAGTTTTGCGCTCGGCCGCCACACTGATTCCCACCGGGCGCCGCGGTCTGCAACTGGACCCACCGCGCAGGCTTATCTATCTTTCTTATGATCATTTTCaacataaaaaatttaatataaaggaCATTTGTATACCCTCTGTCTAGACTGAAACTTTCCCTTTTCCACATTAGATTTCTTTCTctatatgcacacatgcatactttCTAGCAAAGCTATTCTCCTGAAGAACCACTATAACCTTATAATACTTAAGAACATTAACAGTTCCATATCATCAAATATTCAATCtgtattcaaattaatttttctcaagTATATCCTTCATAGTTGTAAACTCAACTCTACCATCCCAGGATGGAATCAGGTTCACAAAATGCATTTGGTTGTTAGGTTCTTTTGTCTCTGCTAGTCTAAACAAGTTCTATCCCTGCCCTccaccacacccccccccccaaaattttCCTCGAGTCCAGGTCAGTTGCATTATAGAATCTCCCATAATTTGAATTTTTCGGATTGTTTCCCTCCTGTGAACTGAAAGTTCAGCTTTGAAGCTGGATTAGAGAGAGATTAAATTTGGCAAGAAATAGTTgatgttatatattttactttgcaCATCAGGAGGCACCTAAAGTCAGGTTGTTCCACTATCAGGGACACTAACTTGAACCCTTGGTTAAAGTGATTAACATCAGtctttgaaaagaatattttctcctttgcaaGCAAAGGTTAATTTGTTCGGTGATCCTTGTCAGCCTGTGAATGTCCTGTTCCCTAGTGACTTTACCATCTGTTCATAATCCTTGTCTGAGTCAGTTATATTGGGGAGGGGGGGCTACAGAACTGTGATTTCTGTCATTCCTTCCACATATATTAGCTGGCATTCTTTTGCAaagaaaagtttttcttcttttatttttaacttgtcatccgtatttttatttatctatgttaCACTCAATTGCATGAGTGCACTGAATGCTCCAATTGTCCCAAACTGGGCCAGCGGGAACTTCCTTTAAGCTGACTTTTCTTCTGACATGATCGCCTTTAAATGACTCCTCTCTTTCTGACATAAGAAGATATATCAGGCTCATCTTGTTCTTTCTTTGCTTCCAGTCtaaaatcagtcatttctccaaggagccctcacTTCTTTCAGAGGGAAAAGGTATTTAGATACTAAAATCTGGATACAATGTCTGCCCATTGCTATGAGAGGTGTCAGTGTTTCTAGGTTCTTGCAGTAGAGACAGAAATTAATCTTTTGGTTTTACTCATGAATTCACATCGATACTTCTATTTCAAATTTAACACATTTTTTATACTTCTAATTTTCCTATTTATATCTTTTCTCTTTGGTGACAATCCTGACTTTgaatagcaataaaatatttacttatttgctttagcctataat includes:
- the LOC122678267 gene encoding M-phase phosphoprotein 6-like, producing MTISLRGGSSCRPRRPVGISVAAERKTKLSKNLLRMKFMQRGLDSETKRQLEEEEKKIISEEHWYLDLPELKEKESFIIEEQSFLLCEDLLYGRMSFRGFNPEVEKLMLQMNSKNKAEEVEEQTVELDVSDEEMARRYETSVGTIGKKFAKKRDRAIYEKDENGDIKTIKAKKMFLKPQD